The Pyrus communis chromosome 2, drPyrComm1.1, whole genome shotgun sequence genome includes a window with the following:
- the LOC137724685 gene encoding uncharacterized protein At4g26485-like encodes MEEEKWIMHYSSSQKILLVGEGNFSFAASLATAFGSANNVVATSLDSKESLVEKYPDAVRTLKNLKAKGCVVLHKVDVDTMIQHPLLADKLFDQIVFNFPHAGFFGREHQRFQIELHQDLVKRFFTAASEMLTGRREVHVTHKTGNPFSRWNIVKLAEEVGLYLVEEAPFTRADYPGYLNKKGSGRKCNRTFRVGKCSTYKFAKLPLELLVLDSPY; translated from the exons ATGGAAGAGGAGAAATGGATTATGCACTACAGCAGCTCTCAGAAGATACTGTTAGTAGGTGAGGGCAACTTTTCTTTTGCTGCTTCCTTAGCCACTGCATTTGGCTCTGCAAACAACGTTGTCGCCACTTCTCTCGACTCCAAAG AGTCACTTGTGGAGAAGTACCCAGATGCAGTGAGGACATTGAAGAATTTAAAGGCAAAGGGATGTGTAGTATTGCATAAAGTGGATGTGGATACCATGATCCAACACCCTCTGCTAGCCGATAAACTATTTGATCAAATCGTCTTTAATTTCCCTCACGCGGGCTTCTTCGGAAGGGAACACCAGAGGTTTCAAATTGA GTTGCACCAAGATCTGGTCAAGCGGTTCTTCACAGCTGCGTCTGAAATGCTGACGGGAAGAAGAGAAGTTCATGTGACACACAAGACCGGTAATCCTTTCAGCAGATGGAACATAGTGAAGTTGGCAGAAGAGGTAGGGTTATATCTGGTTGAGGAAGCACCTTTCACGCGAGCGGATTATCCAGGTTATCTCAATAAGAAAGGAAGTGGGAGAAAATGCAACCGGACATTTCGTGTTGGAAAGTGTAGTACCTACAAATTTGCCAAGCTACCActtgaacttctggttcttgaTTCACCTTATTGA
- the LOC137722746 gene encoding uncharacterized protein At4g26485-like, whose amino-acid sequence MEEEKKIMHYSSSQKILLVGEGNFSFAACLATAFGSANNIVATSLDSKESFMEKYPNAVRKWKKLKGKGCVVLHEVDVDTMSQHPLLADKLFDRIVFNFPHAGFIGMESQRFQIELHQDLVKRFFATASEMLTGRGEVHVTHKTSNPFSNWNIVKLAEEVGLYLVEEAPFTRADYPGYLNKKGSGRKCNRTFRVGQCSTYKFAKLPLQLLVLDSPY is encoded by the exons ATGGAAGAGGAGAAGAAGATTATGCATTACAGCAGCTCTCAGAAGATACTGTTAGTAGGTGAGGGCAACTTCTCTTTTGCTGCTTGCTTAGCCACTGCATTTGGCTCTGCAAACAACATTGTCGCCACTTCTCTCGACTCCAAAG AGTCATTTATGGAGAAGTACCCAAATGCAGTGAGGAAATGGAAGAAGTTAAAGGGAAAGGGATGTGTAGTACTGCATGAAGTGGATGTGGATACCATGAGCCAACACCCTCTGCTAGCTGATAAACTATTTGATCGAATCGTCTTTAATTTCCCTCACGCGGGCTTCATCGGCATGGAAAGCCAGAGGTTTCAAATTGA GTTGCATCAAGATCTGGTCAAGCGGTTCTTCGCCACTGCGTCTGAAATGCTGACGGGAAGAGGAGAAGTTCATGTGACACACAAGACCAGTAATCCTTTCAGCAACTGGAACATAGTGAAGTTAGCAGAAGAGGTAGGGTTATATCTGGTTGAGGAGGCACCTTTCACGCGAGCGGATTATCCAGGTTATCTCAATAAGAAGGGAAGTGGGAGAAAATGCAACCGGACATTTCGTGTTGGACAGTGTAGTACCTACAAATTTGCCAAGCTACCACTTCAACTTCTGGTTCTTGATTCACCTTATTGA